A single region of the Manihot esculenta cultivar AM560-2 chromosome 12, M.esculenta_v8, whole genome shotgun sequence genome encodes:
- the LOC110628843 gene encoding RING-H2 finger protein ATL16 has protein sequence MAPTLVSFYSYELKTHQNPISESPSPVPDHASPLLAIAVLTIISTAFLLFGYYMVFVNKCCSNWHQLNLLRWVSIWRARRNEDSFIALSPTMWNRGLDESVIREIPTFQYRREGEGRSVYGCVVCLNEFQEQDMLRILPNCSHSFHLDCIDIWLQSNANCPLCRTSISGNNKYPIDQIIAPSSSPQGSQPYTDSLMGGDEDFVVIELGGEEVEGALLPQRQQERHVSREIQMQLRDQSPLKMEQKRGKLKTRKRHHLSIMGDECIDIREKDDQFSVVQPIRRSFSLDSAVNRQLYVDVQTTIQQNTHQGRIINNEESSNRVQRSIFPFGHNWVSRKTVHPIEFEP, from the coding sequence ATGGCACCAACCCTCGTAAGTTTCTATAGCTACGAGCTCAAAACTCATCAGAATCCCATCTCTGAATCTCCGTCACCTGTTCCAGACCACGCTTCTCCTTTACTCGCCATTGCTGTGTTAACCATCATAAGCACAGCTTTCTTGCTATTTGGCTACTACATGGTCTTCGTCAACAAATGCTGCTCAAACTGGCACCAGCTTAATCTTCTAAGGTGGGTTTCTATCTGGCGAGCTAGAAGAAATGAGGATTCATTTATCGCTCTCTCCCCGACGATGTGGAATAGAGGGCTTGATGAATCTGTCATCCGTGAAATCCCAACGTTTCAATACAGAAGAGAAGGTGAAGGAAGAAGCGTCTATGGCTGTGTGGTGTGTTTGAATGAATTCCAAGAacaagatatgcttcgaattcTTCCAAATTGTAGCCACTCATTTCACTTGGATTGCATTGATATTTGGCTTCAAAGCAACGCCAATTGCCCACTGTGTAGAACAAGCATTTCAGGCAATAATAAGTATCCTATTGATCAGATCATTGCGCCAAGTTCTTCACCTCAGGGTTCACAGCCTTATACTGATAGCCTCATGGGTGGTGATGAAGATTTTGTCGTGATTGAATTGGGTGGAGAAGAAGTTGAAGGAGCTCTTTTACCTCAAAGGCAACAAGAAAGACATGTTTCAAGAGAAATCCAGATGCAACTTAGAGATCAATCTCCATTAAAAATGGAGCAGAAGCGTGGAAAGTTAAAAACAAGAAAGCGCCACCATCTTTCGATTATGGGAGATGAGTGTATTGATATAAGAGAGAAAGACGATCAGTTCTCCGTCGTCCAACCGATCAGAAGATCTTTCTCGTTGGATTCAGCAGTTAATCGACAGCTTTACGTAGATGTTCAAACCACCATTCAACaaaatacacatcaaggaaggATTATTAACAACGAAGAAAGTAGTAACAGAGTTCAAAGATCAATTTTTCCATTTGGTCACAACTGGGTAtcaagaaaaacagttcatCCAATAGAGTTCGAGCCATGA